In Spiroplasma clarkii, the DNA window TATGAATATATATTGTTACCAGTTTCTACAGTGGTGACTGAGATTTTTTGTAAATCTGCTATGACATCACTTTTAACTGCAGCTAATTTTTCTGTTTCTGCAGCTATATATTTTTGAAAAATATTGATAACTGAATTAATTCATTTACTATTACTTGTAATATTTACTAATTTTTCTAAAGCTGAACCTTTAATTATTTCTTGGTGGTCTTTATCATAACCAACAGTTGTAAAAAATTTTTCAGGATTATTTAAAGCGCTTGCTAAAACTTCATCCTTTTGACAAGCAGTAATAAAATCTTTAAAGGCATCAAAATTTATGATGGCTGGTTTACCACTCAAGTCATTAGCAATATCTGTAACAATGGTTTGAAAACTTTGATTTGTCAATGGAGTTAATTCTGAGTTGGTGACTTTCTCAAAACCAACTTCAGGTTTTGAGAACTTACTTGTTAAATCACTTATGGGTTGTTTTAACATATCTTTAATTGTGAAATTTAAAACCTTATTGTCATTTTCTCAAAGGTAATCCAATCAATCATTTTGAAATATTTGTCATTCTTCCCCATTTTTTATATCAATTTTAGTGATTAAGTCTTTTAAAAAATCAGGGAATTTATCTTTTTGTTTTGGTAACGCTCCAAAAATCATAGGTGCTATAATATTTGTTTGACCAACTCCTTTGTTAAGGATAATTCTAATTATTGAGTCTACATAGACAGGAAAACCCGCAGCCTCAAATTTAGATTGACCTGCAAGCTGTTCAGTTAGTTTTGTTAATATTGAAGTGTAACCCCAATCATTTTTTGATTTACTATGGTCACCAAAGGCATTTATTGACCCCTTGCTACTTAATAAAATGTTAATGATATTTTTAAAGACAGTAACTCCATCCTCATTATTTGCCATAAAACTCAAACTTTGAAATAACTTATTAACATCAAATTGATTTTTTGTTATATCAAATTGAGCAGCCTTATGCTTTTGCACAGTATCAACAGAAAGTATTGATCCAGTAATTTCTTCGCTACTAAATGTATTTAAGTAAACTAGCAATGTTCTAATAAAACGAATAATTTCAGCAACGGCTGGAATATCTTTGTTAATGTCAAACTTAATTTTAGTTTCACCCTTGATTAAACTATGAATATTTTTAGCTAAACTTGTCACTGCAGCTTCAATATTTGTGTCAATATCTGCACTTGTGGCATATGCAAATTCTTTATCTGAATTATTATTTGTTAAAAGATTCATAGCATTTGCCAAACCAATTATACTTGAATCAATAGCTTGACTATATGTCAACCCGGCATAAACATCAGCACTAAATGCTGTGGCAAGTTTTGCAAGATTGGTGGCATCCAAACTTGGTGCAAGTTGTTTTAAAGTGTCAGGAGACACTAGTTGAGAAATATCATCTCCACCAATTAATTGGATAGCTTGTGTTGCAGATTGCGGTGAAGCTAATAATGTTAATATTTTTGGCACTTGTGAAATAATAGTATCAAGTGTCTCATTACTTTTTGGTTTTAAACTAATTACTCCAGCAGTGTATGCTTCCCCACTAATTTTTGCCTCACTAATTAGGTTTTGAGTATCAATTTTTTCAGCAACTAGTTGTTTAAAATAAGTTTTGTCAGTACTAGTTGGTGCTGCATCTTGTAAATTCATATCAGCTATTTTAAAGTTACCAATAACTTCATTGAAGATGTCAGTTGAACTAACATGAACTTTTGATTTTGTTGTTCCATGTTGACTTAAAAATAATGCTTTACTGTATTCACTCATCATTTTTGCAACTAAAACTTTTGATGCACTTGCATCATTTTTGTTTGCTTCTTTTGGAGAACAAGCAACTACTCCAGCACTAGCAGACGCAGTTAGACTTAAAGCTCCCAAAAGCACTAATAATTTTTTCATTTTTTCATTCACTCTCTTTTTTTGTATATTTTAAGTACTAACTATTCATTTTATTTTAAGTTGAATTATTTATCTCACATCACAAAATAATTAATACATTAAAAATACAATAAGATTATAAAATAATTTAATAGCGATTTGTTTTGACAGGTAACCTTTTTCCGGACACACATATTTTACAACTTTATTCTCACATAATTGTAAAATTTTTGATATAAACTTGCATTTAGCTGATACTCAGCAAGTCCTTTATAACAGTAATTTTCTTTTAAGCATTCTCTTTTAAAAACTGATCAAAACCCTTCAATCCAACCATTATCTGTAGACTTGGCTATTCTTGACATGCTTGGAATCAAATTAAAGTACATTAGCATCAACTTATAATTATATGCTTTAAATTCAGAACCATTATCTGAGTGTATTACACTGTTTGGCAAGAAGACACCAAATTCATCAGTCATTTTTAGAAATGATTTTTCTACAAGTTGATTCCCTTTATTTTTTTCTGTTACTAAACCAAAGATTTTTTTCATTTTAATATGATAAAAACCACAGGTATAGTATCTTTCACCATTGAATTCCTTTTCTGTTATGTCTACTGAAAAAACATCACCATACTTATCAAAATTTTCAGGATCAGTTAACAAGTTTGGGTATTTACCAACCTTTTCAGGTTTTGCTACCTTATTTTTTCATTTCACATGATTATTGGTGGAGATGCTTCTCATTTTAAAGTATCTCAATATTTTTTTATGTGATGACTTAGCTATCCCCTTAGTGAGCAAATCTATTGCAATTCTTTTACAACCATAGGTTTTTCCTGAATCAATAAAGCTCTGCTCAATATTTAAATAAAAATCATGATCATAATATCTTACCCTAGGTTTCCCTTGCTTCACTCATTCATAGTATGTACTTTTTGGAAGTTGAGCAATTTTTAATAAGCCATTTTTAGGTATTTTGAATTCATTGTAGATAAATTCCTCAACAACTAAGCATTTAATTATATTAAGCTCCCATTTAACTACTTTTTTTTACTTATCAGGGCCTCAATTCTTTTTCACATTTCATTTCTAGTTTCTAATTCGGCATTTTTCTTCTTCAGTTCTTTAACTTCATTTCTTAAAATTATTAGTTCTTCTTTATCAGCTGAATTTGGTGCCCCAAGACCATCAATTCCAGATTGATCATACTTTTTACACCAATTTAAAAGTGTTTGATCTGAGATGCCATAACTTTTAACAAAATTCTTGGCCTTTGTCTTGCTCTCTCTAAATTTTAAAATTATTTTTTCTTTTTGCTTTGCTGAGTAATGTCCCATAAAAAAACCTCTTTCCTAACAATATTATTTTACATTCAATATAAATGTAATTTAATTTTTTGTCCGGAAAAAGGTGGAAGTACAATAGCGA includes these proteins:
- a CDS encoding lipoprotein, with product MKKLLVLLGALSLTASASAGVVACSPKEANKNDASASKVLVAKMMSEYSKALFLSQHGTTKSKVHVSSTDIFNEVIGNFKIADMNLQDAAPTSTDKTYFKQLVAEKIDTQNLISEAKISGEAYTAGVISLKPKSNETLDTIISQVPKILTLLASPQSATQAIQLIGGDDISQLVSPDTLKQLAPSLDATNLAKLATAFSADVYAGLTYSQAIDSSIIGLANAMNLLTNNNSDKEFAYATSADIDTNIEAAVTSLAKNIHSLIKGETKIKFDINKDIPAVAEIIRFIRTLLVYLNTFSSEEITGSILSVDTVQKHKAAQFDITKNQFDVNKLFQSLSFMANNEDGVTVFKNIINILLSSKGSINAFGDHSKSKNDWGYTSILTKLTEQLAGQSKFEAAGFPVYVDSIIRIILNKGVGQTNIIAPMIFGALPKQKDKFPDFLKDLITKIDIKNGEEWQIFQNDWLDYLWENDNKVLNFTIKDMLKQPISDLTSKFSKPEVGFEKVTNSELTPLTNQSFQTIVTDIANDLSGKPAIINFDAFKDFITACQKDEVLASALNNPEKFFTTVGYDKDHQEIIKGSALEKLVNITSNSKWINSVINIFQKYIAAETEKLAAVKSDVIADLQKISVTTVETGNNIYSYSVTDGNVTSLYKIKLGLLKGKYVINSIDF
- a CDS encoding DDE-type integrase/transposase/recombinase, producing MKQGKPRVRYYDHDFYLNIEQSFIDSGKTYGCKRIAIDLLTKGIAKSSHKKILRYFKMRSISTNNHVKWKNKVAKPEKVGKYPNLLTDPENFDKYGDVFSVDITEKEFNGERYYTCGFYHIKMKKIFGLVTEKNKGNQLVEKSFLKMTDEFGVFLPNSVIHSDNGSEFKAYNYKLMLMYFNLIPSMSRIAKSTDNGWIEGFWSVFKRECLKENYCYKGLAEYQLNASLYQKFYNYVRIKL
- a CDS encoding transposase, whose amino-acid sequence is MGHYSAKQKEKIILKFRESKTKAKNFVKSYGISDQTLLNWCKKYDQSGIDGLGAPNSADKEELIILRNEVKELKKKNAELETRNEMWKRIEALISKKK